GTGCCTAAATTACCGAGCGATGTGTTTGATGCAACTCGGTCGCTTACCAGAAGCTCAGGCGGTCATTGAGAGTGCGATCGCACTTGACCCAGAATATGCGGGAAGCTATGCCAACCGCGGCTGGATACTCCTGGCGCAGGGAGGATATCCCGCTAAAGCGTTAGAGTGTTTCCGCGAAGCACTACGGCTTCAACCAACTTTTGAGTGGGCGCGACGGGGAATCCTCGAAGCGCTCAAGGCAAAGAACCCGCTCTACAGGCTGATGCTGCGCTACTTCCTGTGGAGTTCTAGGCTGAGTCACGGTCGTAGGTTAGTCTTCAGCATCGGCTTGTACTTTGTCTTCCGCCTGCTGGTGGGCGGCATTGCTGCAACTAGCTTTAACCCTTTGCTGTGGTTCGTGGTAATTGCCTACTGTCTGTTTGTTCTGCTTACCTGGATTGCTGACCCCTTATTCACCTTATTGCTCCGGTTTGACCGCTTCGGGCGATTAACCCTTTCCGAACAAGAGGTTAAGAACTCAAATTTAGTCGGGGCAGTATTTCTAAGCATCTTAATGGCAATTGGTTTGTGGTTGGTGACTAAAAACACCAACATCCTCATCGTCGCCCTCTCACTAGGACTTTTGTTGCTACCGATAACGGCGATGTTAAATTGTCCGGCAGGATGGCCCAGAAAGTTCATGGCAACCTACACGATCGTTTTAGCGATCGCATGGCTGGCGGCTATCGGTCTATCATTAGCCGAGTCGCCTCTGGGAGAAATTAGCGTTCAGTTTGCCGGAATTTCCCTGGCTTTTTTCTGGCTTGGTTCGATACTTTCGAGCTGGTTGGCAACTTTACTGATGGGCGTCAGACCAAAGCAGTGAGTGCAAGCCTCTCAAGTATG
This DNA window, taken from Coleofasciculus sp. FACHB-1120, encodes the following:
- a CDS encoding tetratricopeptide repeat protein, yielding MGIHLERARLLIEQSRYEMAEQELRQELAMEPDSAIAHTLLALCLNHRQMYPEATQMAQRAIRLAPDWGYAHYVLAYILCDYNQLLEAETVLKEALRLSPDNPSYFALLSRIRYNQQLWHSALEAATQGLVVDPEDVECLNYRAMCLMQLGRLPEAQAVIESAIALDPEYAGSYANRGWILLAQGGYPAKALECFREALRLQPTFEWARRGILEALKAKNPLYRLMLRYFLWSSRLSHGRRLVFSIGLYFVFRLLVGGIAATSFNPLLWFVVIAYCLFVLLTWIADPLFTLLLRFDRFGRLTLSEQEVKNSNLVGAVFLSILMAIGLWLVTKNTNILIVALSLGLLLLPITAMLNCPAGWPRKFMATYTIVLAIAWLAAIGLSLAESPLGEISVQFAGISLAFFWLGSILSSWLATLLMGVRPKQ